A window of the Cystobacter fuscus genome harbors these coding sequences:
- a CDS encoding YchJ family protein → MPPTPPCPCSSGLRYTACCARYHRGTAEAPDAEALMRSRYSAFALREVDYLWRTLHPDHPDRSRPREDFVRELRAQASALKYPRLYVLDRQLTDPSGTSVVLFYARVFESGKDRSFVERSEFRHDGTGWRYRSGEARAPQSLPAPPESLTLATFAASGGPAGE, encoded by the coding sequence ATGCCCCCCACTCCCCCCTGCCCCTGCTCCTCGGGCCTGCGCTACACCGCGTGCTGCGCCCGCTACCACCGTGGCACCGCGGAAGCACCCGACGCCGAGGCCCTCATGCGCTCGCGCTACAGCGCCTTCGCCCTGCGCGAGGTGGACTACCTCTGGCGCACCCTGCACCCCGACCACCCGGACCGCTCCCGGCCCCGGGAAGACTTCGTGCGCGAGCTGCGCGCCCAGGCCAGCGCCCTCAAGTACCCCCGGCTGTACGTGTTGGACCGCCAGCTCACCGACCCGTCCGGGACGTCGGTGGTGCTCTTCTACGCGCGCGTCTTCGAGAGCGGCAAGGATCGCTCCTTCGTGGAGCGCTCGGAGTTCCGCCACGATGGCACCGGCTGGCGCTACCGGAGCGGCGAGGCGCGCGCCCCCCAGTCCCTGCCCGCGCCCCCCGAGTCCCTCACCCTGGCCACCTTCGCCGCGTCCGGGGGTCCGGCCGGGGAGTAG